The genomic segment CCCGTTAGTGCGCAATAAAGAATATCATATTATAATCAATGAAAATGGCTATTATTTAATTACAGATGTCTGTATTTCTGATTAAATTGGCATCGTGTATGAGGCTGTTAGTTAAGTAATCTTTTAACCATATAATAGCTAATACCTCTTTCGATTTAGAAAGGGGTATTTTTTATCGTAAATTCATAAAAAAGCGAATTATCTTGACAGAGTAATTATTCGTAGCTTACTATTAGTTGAATTCCGATGAAACCTATCGGAATGATTAGCATAATATAAACTACTAATTAAAAGATAGCTTAGCTTCATTAGAAGACATTAGGGGGAGAAATGGTGAATAGCATATTTGTCAAAACAGAACGTCAAAAGACTTGGTTAGAGAAGTTGTATAAGAAAGAAATGAATTTCAAAAATACGTCAGCACAAACTGATGAGTTAGCCATCTTCCCTACGGAAAACATTCAAGAGTTAATCCAAATGGGTTATACGAGTAGTACAATTCCAACAGCTTACGGCGGAGAAGGGTTAAAGGTGTACGATATGGTACTCCTTCAAGAAACATTAGCGAGTTTTGATGGAAATACAGCACTTTCCATCGGATGGAATCTCGGAGTTGTCGGAGAACTTTTCGGAAAAGGGTTATGGAATGATAAAAATCTTGAATTCTTTGCCAAGGAAGTTCTGAATGGAGCTTTAGTGAACCGCTCTGTGAGTGAAGCACAAACAGGGAGTCCAACTCGGGGAGGACGTCCTGGTACAAATGCGGTAAAACAAGATGGTTCATGGGTATTATCGGGACGTAAAACATTTACAACGGCTTCTCCAGTATTAACATATTTTCTAACATCTGCGTGGATTGAAGAACAACAACAAGTAGGATTCTTCCTGCTTCACAAAGATTTAGAAGGACTAACAATTGATCATACATGGGACGTCATTTCAATGAGAGGAACTGGAAGTCACGATCTCGTTCTCGATAATGTCAAAGTCGAAGAGTCAAAACTTGTTGAACTTCCTGACAAGCCAAGTGGCGCTCCGTTTAGTGGTTGGCTTCTTCACATCCCAGCATGTTATCTAGGAATTGCACAGGCAGCACGTGATTATGCTGTGCATTTTGCA from the Sporosarcina psychrophila genome contains:
- a CDS encoding acyl-CoA dehydrogenase family protein; translated protein: MNSIFVKTERQKTWLEKLYKKEMNFKNTSAQTDELAIFPTENIQELIQMGYTSSTIPTAYGGEGLKVYDMVLLQETLASFDGNTALSIGWNLGVVGELFGKGLWNDKNLEFFAKEVLNGALVNRSVSEAQTGSPTRGGRPGTNAVKQDGSWVLSGRKTFTTASPVLTYFLTSAWIEEQQQVGFFLLHKDLEGLTIDHTWDVISMRGTGSHDLVLDNVKVEESKLVELPDKPSGAPFSGWLLHIPACYLGIAQAARDYAVHFANNYSPNSLNGPISQLPNVQQLLGEIDLELTQARHLIYSVAEAYDDESRRGYLTNEVAVVKHTITNSAITIVDKAMRIVGAKSLQRTNPLQRYYRDVRAGLHNPPMDDMTIKKLALTAIEQDTIKNAIQM